A region of Mycosarcoma maydis chromosome 15, whole genome shotgun sequence DNA encodes the following proteins:
- a CDS encoding putative coenzyme A transmembrane transporter produces the protein MAAPRPHHPPLCETDNAATDPRDSMHLLHASKNAYDIKGKGRAYDNVEDAFSISRTCNTTSATSMLGDTADKTSWNYVLRSGFAGGIAGCVAKSAIAPLDRVKILFQAQNPEFQKYSGKWLGVFKAGRDIVRSDGASALFQGHSATLMRIFPYAAIKYMAYDKLHFYLMPTKQSETSARLFLAGSASGVLSVFLTYPLELIRVRLAFETKRKRQKGGLRRIIGMIYREGATEAPFSSDARKRAARIAQQVAQQANLSTSATHTAMTATATAAAAAGAGAGAGAANSIESALRATDPNVPSSAVPAGNRLLAKYPILKFYRGFSVTVMGMIPYAGTSFLVFGRCKTLLQDVFPPSEPAVGQLGSRRQWYWPSKTVVDLSAGALAGALSQTAAYPFEVVRRRQQVGGIIRPGAMLGMWETAAWIYKTSGWRGFYVGLSIGFLKVVPMTSISFAVWLGMKRQMGI, from the coding sequence ATGGCCGCTCCACGTCCGCACCATCCGCCACTGTGCGAGACTGACAACGCAGCCACCGATCCACGCGACTCGATGCATCTCTTACACGCATCGAAGAACGCTTACGACATCAAAGGAAAGGGTAGGGCATACGACAATGTTGAGGATGCATTTTCAATATCGCGCACTTGCAACACCACGTCAGCCACCTCGATGCTTGGCGATACGGCGGACAAGACAAGCTGGAACTACGTGCTTCGCTCCGGGTTTGCAGGCGGAATAGCGGGCTGCGTCGCCAAATCGGCCATCGCACCTCTGGACCGCGTCAAGATCCTCTTCCAAGCACAGAACCCCGAGTTCCAAAAGTACTCGGGCAAGTGGCTGGGCGTGTTCAAAGCTGGACGCGACATCGTGCGATCCGACGGAGCGTCGGCGCTGTTTCAAGGGCATAGCGCAACGCTTATGCGCATCTTTCCGTATGCAGCGATCAAATACATGGCGTACGACAAATTGCACTTCTACCTGATGCCTACCAAGCAGAGCGAGACGTCGGCAAGGCTGTTTCTGGCAGGATCGGCAAGCGGCGTGTTGTCGGTCTTCTTGACCTATCCGCTCGAATTGATCCGTGTCCGATTGGCGTTCGAGACCAAGCGCAAACGACAGAAAGGCGGATTGAGGAGAATCATCGGTATGATCTATCGCGAAGGTGCGACCGAGGCGCCATTTAGCAGCGATGCCAGGAAGAGGGCGGCCAGAATCGCACAGCAGGTCGCACAGCAAGCGAATCTCAGCACATCGGCCACTCATACTGCCAtgactgcgactgcgactgccgctgccgctgccggagcaggagcaggagcaggagcagcgaATTCAATCGAAAGCGCATTGCGGGCAACCGACCCGAACGTGCCTTCTTCCGCCGTTCCAGCAGGCAACCGGCTGTTAGCCAAGTATCCCATACTCAAATTCTACCGCGGGTTCAGCGTCACCGTGATGGGAATGATCCCATACGCAGGTACGAGCTTCCTCGTGTTTGGACGATGCAAGACTCTGCTTCAGGACGTGTTCCCTCCTTCGGAACCGGCGGTAGGACAACTGGGTAGTAGGAGACAGTGGTACTGGCCCAGCAAAACCGTAGTCGACTTATCGGCGGGCGCACTCGCAGGCGCACTCTCACAAACCGCCGCTTATCCCTTCGAAGTGGTTAGAAGGAGACAGCAGGTAGGAGGCATCATTCGTCCTGGAGCTATGTTGGGTATGTGGGAAACAGCAGCGTGGATCTACAAGACCAGTGGTTGGAGAGGCTTCTATGTCGGGCTGAGCATCGGATTCTTGAAAGTGGTCCCAATGACCAGCATCTCGTTTGCGGTCTGGTTGGGCATGAAGCGGCAGATGGGAATTTAG
- a CDS encoding putative phosphoacetylglucosamine mutase translates to MALPSIVSAAQSHIGEGLPVSLITAASQAHPKPINQTFTYGTAGLRTRADILDSTCFRVGLIGALRSKKLKGKTIGLMVTASHNPEQDNGVKMVDPRGEMLEATWEPFCTQIANAITDEELVTSLEKLVAHFKIDLAAPASVIVGYDTRPSCKQLVQAIVDGLSAFGAHTIDAGLKTTPQLHYLVKCLNTQGTPDSYGEPSEQGYYKKLAAAFLKLVPAKSDVPPLVVDCANGVGAYALTNLIKYLPEDRIAFRALRTSTTTPGALNNGCGADYVKTNQCLPVGFEKENLQPGERLCSFDGDADRIVYYYLTGPASSKDSFRLLDGDKIASLAAGYLSELVQAAGIKLELGCVQTAYANGSSTKYLKQRVPVTCTPTGVKHLHHAAEAYDIGVYFEANGHGTVLFSRSAQRKIKEASPSTPAAQTALEQLAALVDLINQTVGDAISDMLLVEVILRARQWGPAEWDGAYEDLPNKILKVNVKDRFVFKTEDAERKLTSPPGLQGRIDELVGKYKDARSFVRPSGTEDCVRVYAECAIASELAPLANGVAKLVSDYASLG, encoded by the coding sequence ATGGCGCTTCCATCCATAGTCTCGGCCGCTCAGTCTCACATCGGCGAAGGTCTTCCCGTGTCGCTCATCACCGCCGCCTCGCAAGCGCATCCGAAACCCATCAACCAGACCTTCACTTACGGTACTGCCGGTCTGCGTACACGAGCCGACATCCTCGACAGCACGTGTTTCCGTGTCGGTCTCATCGGTGCTTTGCGGTCCAAAAAGCTCAAGGGCAAAACCATCGGCCTTATGGTAACCGCCAGCCACAATCCGGAGCAGGACAATGGTGTCAAGATGGTCGACCCGCGCGGTGAGATGCTTGAGGCGACATGGGAGCCGTTCTGCACTCAGAttgccaacgccatcaCTGACGAAGAGCTCGTCACTtcgctcgagaagctcgttGCGCACTTCAAGATTGACCTCGCTGCCCCTGCTTCCGTGATTGTTGGCTACGACACACGCCCATCctgcaagcagctcgtccaagccATCGTCGATGGTCTCTCGGCTTTCGGCGCGCATaccatcgacgctggcCTCAAGACCACTCCGCAGCTGCACTACCTTGTCAAGTGCCTCAACACTCAGGGCACACCCGATTCGTACGGTGAACCGAGCGAACAGGGCTACTACAAGAAACTTGCCGCTGCTTTCCTCAAGCTTGTCCCCGCCAAGTCGGATGTGCCGCCACTCGTCGTTGACTGCGCCAACGGTGTCGGTGCCTACGCGCTCACCAACCTGATCAAGTATCTTCCGGAGGATCGCATCGCCTTCCGTGCGCTCCGTACCAGCACCACTACGCCGGGCGCACTCAACAACGGGTGCGGTGCCGACTATGTCAAGACCAACCAGTGTCTGCCTGTCGGGTTTGAAAAGGAGAACCTGCAGCCTGGCGAACGTCTGTGCTCCTTCGACGGCGACGCGGATCGTATCGTGTATTACTATCTCACGGGTCCTGCCAGCTCCAAGGACTCGTTCCGCTTGCTGGATGGCGACAAGATTGCCtctctcgctgctggctACCTCTCGGAGCTCGTCCAGGCAGCcggcatcaagctcgagctcggctgtgTCCAGACCGCCTACGCCAACGGAAGCTCGACCAAGTACCTCAAGCAGCGCGTGCCCGTCACTTGCACCCCAACGGGAGTCAAGCATCTCCACCACGCCGCCGAGGCATACGACATTGGCGTCTACTTTGAGGCCAACGGTCACGGAACTGTGCTCTTCTCGCGCTCTGCGCAACGCAAAATTAAAGAAGCCAGTCCGTCCACACCTGCAGCCCAGAccgcgctcgagcagctggcCGCCCTGGTCGATCTGATCAACCAGACCGTCGGTGATGCTATTTCAGACATGCTTCTGGTCGAAGTCATCTTGCGAGCGCGTCAATGGGGCCCGGCTGAATGGGATGGGGCGTACGAGGATCTGCCCAACAAGATCCTCAAGGTCAATGTCAAGGATCGCTTCGTGTTCAAAACCGAGGATGCCGAACGCAAGTTGACCAGCCCACCCGGTCTGCAGGGGAGAATTGATGAGCTGGTGGGCAAGTACAAGGATGCCAGGAGCTTCGTTCGCCCGAGTGGTACCGAGGACTGCGTCCGAGTGTATGCCGAGTGTGCTATCGCTAGCGAACTCGCTCCGCTCGCCAATGGTGTCGCCAAGCTTGTTTCGGATTACGCCTCGTTGGGTTGA
- a CDS encoding putative unfolded protein response protein codes for MASTEQDGGPPSLHISPPGTAFASGASTGVAPPPVLRPTHGRARSSSLVSVTRVEETHEEMLDQSAGFNANADWVNYKGAWVIHVVLIIVAKILLDVIPAMQQDTSWTLVNLGYMTLSYIMFHYVTGTPFESNAGAYDQLTLWEQIDEGAQYTPAKKWLTSVPIGLFLVSTHYTRYNPLLFGLNFSALLFVLFPKLPILHRLRFRFFAPPPTPSPYPSQPPTPTGTRTPSHAAF; via the coding sequence ATGGCGTCCACTGAGCAAGACGGCGGACCGCCGTCTCTTCACATCAGTCCACCGGGTACTGCATTTGCAAGCGGTGCCTCCACAGGCGTCGCACCACCGCCGGTCCTGCGTCCGACTCACGGGCGTgcacgctcgtcgtctctGGTGTCGGTGACACGCGTCGAAGAGACGCACGAAGAGATGCTCGACCAATCCGCAGGCTTCAACGCCAACGCGGATTGGGTCAATTACAAGGGAGCCTGGGTCATCCATGTGGTTCTTATCATTGTCGCCAAGATCCTGCTGGATGTGATTCCTGCCATGCAGCAAGACACTTCGTGGACGCTTGTTAACCTGGGCTACATGACACTATCGTACATCATGTTCCACTACGTCACTGGAACGCCGTTCGAATCCAACGCAGGTGCTTACGACCAACTCACGCTATGGGAACAGATCGACGAAGGAGCTCAATACACGCCAGCGAAAAAGTGGTTGACATCGGTGCCCATCGGCCTTTTCCTCGTCTCGACGCATTACACGAGATACAATCCGTTGCTGTTCGGTCTCAACTTTTCGGCTCTACTGTTTGTGCTATTCCCAAAGCTGCCTATCCTGCACCGACTCAGGTTCCGATTTTTTGCGCCACCACCCACGCCGAGCCCATATCCAAGTCAGCCACCTACACCGACAGGCACACGTACGCCCAGCCATGCCGCATTCTGA
- a CDS encoding putativedicarboxylic acid transmembrane transporter, whose translation MTTSQPKPLPFYAQFTAGAIAGVTELLCLYPLDVVKTRMQLQGKAVAGSAPGEHYNGMVDAFRKIIASEGAGRLYRGLVPPLMLEAPKRAVKFAANDFWGKTYRSLTGQDKMTQSLSVLTGCSAGATESIVVVPFELVKIRLQDKAQAHLYTGPMDVVSKIVKADGLLGLYAGLESTFWRHVLWNGGYFSVIFALRAQMPKAESKPQQLRNDFICGAVGGAVGTVFNTPADVVKSRIQNTPNIKGVPRKYNWTFPSIALIAKEEGFGALYKGFTPKVLRLAPGGGVLLLVVEVVLSQFRTALGPPYI comes from the exons ATGACTACATCCCAACCGAAACCATTGCCGTTCTACGCGCAGTTCACCGCGGGTGCAATCGCAGGTGTTACTGAGCTGCTCTGCCTGTACCCGCTGGATGTGGTCAAGACTCGTATGCAGTTGCAAGGCAAGGCGGTGGCCGGATCCGCGCCGGGTGAACACTACAATGGCATGGTGGACGCTTTCCGAAAGATCATTGCCAGCGAAGG TGCTGGTCGATTGTACCGTGGCTTGGTGCCGCCTCTGATGCTTGAAGCACCCAAGCGAGCAGTCAAGTTTGCAGCCAACGATTTTTGGGGCAAGACCTACCGCTCGCTCACCGGCCAAGACAAGATGACACAGTCGCTCTCGGTGCTCACCGGGTGTTCGGCTGGTGCCACGGAATCGATTGTGGTTGTTCCGTTTGAATTGGTCAAGATCCGACTGCAGGACAAGGCACAGGCACACCTCTACACGGGTCCTATGGACGTGGTTTCCAAGATCGTCAAAGCCGATGGGCTTTTGGGTTTGTACGCCGGCCTCGAGTCGACCTTCTGGCGACACGTGTTGTGGAACGGAGGATACTTTTCCGTCATCTTTGCGCTGCGTGCACAGATGCCCAAGGCCGAATCCAAGCCACAGCAACTGCGCAACGACTTTATCTGTGGTGCCGTCGGTGGTGCTGTAGGAACCGTGTTCAATACGCCTGCCGATGTGGTCAAGAGTCGAATCCAAAACACGCCCAACATCAAGGGCGTTCCGAGAAAGTACAACTGGACGTTTCCCAGCATCGCGCTCATCGCCAAGGAGGAGGGTTTCGGTGCGCTCTACAAGGGCTTCACTCCCAAGGTGCTCAGGTTGGCCCCAGGAGGTGGTGTGCTCCtcttggtcgtcgaggTGGTCTTGAGCCAGTTCAGAACTGCCTTGGGTCCTCCGTACATCTGA
- a CDS encoding uncharacterized protein (related to PDR16 - protein involved in lipid biosynthesis and multidrug resistance / PHO13 - 4-nitrophenylphosphatase), with protein sequence MSRFLGRLSRTPSVHSISSQASAAEPLPPKTSDILIKPAPGCTPKPTEPLSAEQQRKLADLEKYVRQIAKEQPPKDDYKTWEDKWLNEPNLYQRYLRAAKGDLDNAKKRIKSTLDWRRDFRPEIIAPGSVAKEAETGKQIVSGFDNDGRPLIYLRPARENTTPSDAQVRYLVWTLERAIDLMPPGVENYAIIIDYHKATTQSNPSLSTARAVANILQNHYVERLGRAFIVNVPWFINAFFSAIVPFLDPVTKDKIRFNANLVDFVPADQLDAEFTGGRYNYEWDFEKYWNTLIKVGDIAEDGTRKTNSAADAQSAQQPKPDETEADAVQKHADAIAASQLTEQGSAIGLGAAAGATTALAVVAGGAAAAATDAYASDTKTSSSAYKYLQSTSDYEELLSKYDTFLFDCDGVLWSGDETIPHVVSVLQKLRQRGKSVIFVTNNASKSRQTYLKKFASMNIQASLDEVFSSSYASAVYLKKVLNFPADRKVYVIGMHGIEEELDAENILHCGGTDAQDNKFLPALDFGSLQTDEAIDPKVGAVVCGFDMHMSYLKLAKAFKHLTRPGFDGPVEAEGMGGGCHFILTNDDSTFPAKGGPWPGAGSLSAPLIFSTKRTPTIVGKPHKPMLDCIIATKQFDPKRAIMVGDRLNTDIEFAKAGGIASMLVLTGISKRDEIEGPHAKTIPDYLIDSLGDLDAVP encoded by the coding sequence ATGTCGCGCTTCCTTGGGCGGCTCTCTCGCACGCCTTCGGTCCACTCGATCAGCAGCCAGGCGTCGGCTGCTGAGCCTCTTCCTCCGAAGACGTCCGACATTCTCATCAAACCTGCACCAGGATGCACCCCCAAACCCACCGAGCCTTTGTCTGcggagcagcaacgcaagCTGGCGGATCTCGAAAAGTACGTTCGTCAAATTGCAAAGGAACAGCCGCCTAAAGATGACTACAAAACGTGGGAGGACAAGTGGTTGAACGAACCCAACCTCTACCAACGCTACCTTCGTGCTGCCAAGGGAGATCTCGACAATGCCAAAAAGAGGATCAAATCGACGCTCGATTGGAGGAGGGATTTCCGTCCAGAGATTATCGCACCTGGCAGCGTGGCCAAGGAAGCAGAGACGGGCAAGCAGATCGTGTCCGGCTTTGACAACGATGGCAGACCGCTCATCTACCTCAGGCCGGCGAGGGAGAACACGACACCTAGCGATGCTCAAGTGCGCTACCTCGTATGGACGTTGGAGCGCGCCATCGATCTGATGCCACCAGGTGTCGAGAACTATGCCATCATTATCGACTACCACAAAGCTACGACCCAGTCCAACCCTTCCCTCTCCACCGCTAGAGCCGTCGCAAACATCCTCCAGAACCACTACGTAGAACGACTGGGACGTGCCTTTATTGTCAATGTGCCCTGGTTCATCAACGCCTTCTTCAGTGCCATCGTCCCTTTCCTGGATCCTGTTACCAAAGACAAGATCCGTTTCAACGCCAATCTGGTAGACTTTGTGCCTGCAGaccagctcgatgccgagttCACGGGAGGTAGATACAACTACGAGTGGGACTTTGAGAAGTACTGGAACACCTTGATCAAGGTCGGCGACATCGCAGAGGATGGCACTCGCAAGACCAACAGTGCTGCCGATGCGCAATCAGCGCAGCAACCAAAGCCGGACGAGACGGAGGCTGACGCTGTACAGAAGCACGCTGATGCTATTGCAGCCTCGCAGCTCACGGAGCAAGGCAGCGCGATCGGACTCGGTGCGGCTGCTGGAGCAACTACTGCACTCGCCGTTGTCGCGggcggcgctgctgctgctgctacggACGCCTACGCCTCGGATACGAAGacctcttcttcggcaTACAAGTACCTGCAAAGCACGTCGGACTACGAGGAGCTGCTCTCCAAGTACGACACGTTCCTCTTCGATTGCGACGGCGTGCTCTGGTCGGGCGATGAGACCATTCCGCACGTGGTCTCGGTGCTGCAAAAGCTGCGTCAACGTGGAAAGTCGGTCATCTTTGTGACCAACAACGCGTCAAAATCGCGCCAGACGTACCTCAAGAAGTTTGCTAGTATGAACATCCAAGCGTCTCTGGACGAGGTGTTCTCATCTTCGTACGCTTCTGCTGTGTACCTGAAGAAGGTGCTCAACTTTCCTGCGGACCGCAAGGTGTACGTGATCGGTATGCACGGGATCGAAGAGGAGCTTGACGCTGAGAACATTCTACACTGTGGAGGCACGGATGCGCAAGATAACAAGTTCCTACCAGCtctcgactttggctcgtTGCAAACCGATGAAGCGATTGATCCCAAGGTGGGTGCCGTAGTTTGTGGCTTCGACATGCACATGTCGTATCTCAAGCTTGCCAAGGCTTTCAAGCATCTCACACGACCTGGCTTTGACGGGCCGGTGGAAGCCGAGGGTATGGGAGGCGGATGCCATTTCATTTTGACCAACGACGATTCGACGTTCCCTGCTAAAGGTGGACCTTGGCCTGGAGCAGGAAGTCTTTCGGCTCCGTTGATCTTCTCGACCAAGCGCACGCCTACGATTGTGGGCAAACCACACAAGCCCATGCTCGACTGCATCATTGCCACAAAACAATTTGATCCCAAGCGCGCCATCATGGTGGGTGACCGACTCAACACGGATATCGAATTTGCGAAAGCCGGGGGGATCGCAAGCATGTTGGTGTTGACTGGAATCAGTAAGAGGGACGAGATTGAGGGCCCGCATGCCAAGACGATACCGGACTACTTGATTGATAGTTTGGGTGATTTGGATGCTGTACCGTAG
- a CDS encoding uncharacterized protein (related to TSR1 - protein involved in 20S rRNA accumulation) has translation MPHHHRASSLRQSNKAFKSKHATKTTLREASKGRSASDVSNTSRLNSHKASPLSASGNEAGSRQHRRNHAKQAQRWKRNALIQSNRVFSASSSSSREGKDGLSKGLAGAGAGAPRICAVVDLAEDGDPWEAVRRIQEEGIQGGVQPVAGRSVQEALAQSLPYCELEATRFRQTIQFLPLPYGALYPILDACKCADFVLLVLSATTAIDPGSWGELCLRTLQAQGLPTVVVAVPTLQPDGATGVGGSKKPGAALKAANEVRKSLLSFAKYFSPDVDKVHALDDRAERGALLRTLATATPKRVAWRDFRAWMVTEGAEWEPTLQAHDNGNADAGDANGSSQDAQRGMLKVQGWIRGAPMSADRLIHLPDFGDFEIDRITYAPPPNARTKRSKASATTASTDVQDTAMVDAEATQDAPLTPGDVLQSRDDEFADDLVSENEPDDMGNEQTWPTEEEMQAAERFAQQRADGEMPPPPALPGTTPKTIIKGSGNAKDNAKYRAAWIIESDQEDDDEDEDEHDNDEDSLMTDDDDECIEQGDMEVNEAIDDYERMKAAAIAQQNQHAQASEAASEMAFDDVDDAQAEAEYLAYQEQRKRQREERDDAEFPDEVDTPLEIAARTRFARYRGLKSFRTSPWDPYEDLPRDYARIFQFEDFHKTRRRVEGAALLDGVQPGFRVTVWIKDVPRAAAIRARACNVDELATVDCAVPFVLFGLLRHEHKKSVLNFTVTRNTEYEAPVRSKDALVLCLGPRRFRVKPIFSQHSRGGGKGVNNVHKFERYLRQGVSASVATVYAPITFGGSTAPAVLLRERRLDGESGYDQRGVSAAQMPHLVGFGNLLDAGPTRINAKRILLSGHPFKVHKKTATIRFMFFNPEDVYWFKPITLHTKLGRTGHITESLGTHGYFKAHFDGPISQMDTVLMNLYKRVYPKWSEPFTQAYEELPLPRSQVLGSNDEAKDEGMMQD, from the coding sequence ATGccacaccaccaccgcgcCTCGTCACTGAGGCAGTCGAACAAAGCCTTCAAGTCGAAGCACGCGACAAAGACTACACTCCGCGAAGCGTCAAAAGGTCGTTCGGCCAGCGACGTCTCCAACACGTCTCGTCTCAACTCACATAAAGCATCGCCACTCTCGGCCTCAGGTAACGAGGCTGGCTCGCGTCAGCATCGCAGAAACCAcgccaagcaagcacagcgTTGGAAGCGTAATGCTCTGATTCAGTCGAACCGTGTATTTtctgcctcgtcctcttcctcgagaGAAGGCAAAGATGGTCTGTCCAAAGGGTTGGCAGGTGCAGGCGCAGGTGCACCTCGAATTTGTGCTGTTGTCGATCTCGCAGAGGACGGCGACCCGTGGGAAGCAGTGAGGAGGATTCAGGAAGAAGGCATTCAAGGAGGCGTTCAGCCTGTTGCTGGACGTAGTGTTCAAGAGGCTCTTGCACAGAGCCTGCCATACTGTGAGCTCGAGGCGACACGGTTCCGACAGACGATTCAGTTCCTTCCGCTTCCGTACGGCGCCCTTTATCCCATCCTGGACGCCTGCAAGTGTGCCGACTTTGTGCTCCTTGTCCTCTCAGCAACCACCGCCATCGATCCGGGCTCATGGGGAGAGCTTTGCCTTCGAACGCTTCAAGCACAAGGCCTGCCCACcgttgtcgtcgctgtccCTACCCTGCAGCCGGACGGTGCCACCGGAGTTGGTGGTAGCAAGAAACCAGGTGCCGCGCTCAAAGCGGCCAACGAGGTGCGCAAGTCGCTTCTCAGCTTTGCCAAATACTTTTCACCGGACGTGGACAAGGTGCatgcgctcgacgatcgagctgagcgaggTGCTCTGCTTCGTACCCTTGCCACAGCTACGCCAAAGCGTGTCGCATGGAGAGATTTTCGTGCATGGATGGTGACCGAAGGCGCCGAATGGGAGCCTACCCTCCAGGCTCACGACAACGGCAATGCAGACGCAGGCGACGCAAACGGCTCCTCGCAAGATGCGCAGCGTGGCATGCTCAAAGTGCAAGGCTGGATCCGAGGTGCGCCCATGTCAGCCGACCGACTTATCCACCTACCCGATTTTGGCGACTTTGAGATTGATCGCATCACGTATGCACCTCCGCCCAATGCACGAACCAAGCGATCCAAGGCTAGTGCTACTACTGCGTCCACGGATGTCCAGGACACTGCCATGGTGGATGCCGAGGCGACTCAAGACGCACCTCTGACACCCGGCGACGTGCTTCAGTCGCGCGATGACGAGTTTGCCGATGATCTCGTGTCAGAAAACGAGCCGGACGATATGGGCAACGAGCAGACATGGCCTACAGAGGAAGAGATGCAGGCAGCCGAGCGCTTCGCTCAGCAACGTGCCGATGGTGAGATGCCTCCTCCACCGGCTCTACCAGGAACGACGCCCAAGACGATTATCAAGGGTAGCGGCAACGCCAAGGACAATGCCAAGTACCGTGCTGCCTGGATCATCGAATCTGACcaagaggacgacgatgaggatgaggatgaaCACGACAATGATGAGGATTCCTTGATGaccgacgatgacgacgaatGCATCGAACAAGGCGACATGGAGGTCAacgaggcgatcgacgaTTACGAGCGCATGAAGGCCGCGGCGATTGCACAGCAGAACCAGCATGCTCAGGCGAGCGAAGCGGCGTCCGAGATGGCATTTGACGATGTCGATGACGCGCAGGCTGAAGCCGAGTATCTCGCATATCAAGAACAACGCAAGCGCCAACGCGAAGAGCGTGATGACGCCGAGTTCCCGGACGAAGTTGACACGCCACTCGAGATTGCTGCACGCACGCGATTCGCACGCTACCGAGGTCTCAAATCGTTCCGCACTTCGCCGTGGGATCCGTACGAGGATCTGCCACGCGACTATGCGCGCATCTTCCAGTTCGAAGACTTCCACAAGACACGTCGGCGTGTGGAAGGCGCCGCGCTGCTAGACGGCGTTCAGCCAGGATTCCGCGTCACGGTATGGATCAAAGACGtgcctcgagcagcggcgaTTCGTGCTCGAGCCTGCAacgttgacgagctggcgaCGGTGGATTGTGCGGTGCCGTTTGTGCTGTTTGGACTGTTGAGGCACGAACACAAGAAATCGGTACTCAACTTTACCGTTACCCGCAACACCGAGTACGAAGCGCCGGTACGATCCAAGGATGCGCTGGTGCTGTGTTTGGGTCCGAGACGATTCCGTGTCAAGCCGATCTTTAGCCAGCACAGTCGTGGAGGGGGCAAGGGCGTCAACAACGTGCACAAGTTTGAGCGATATTTGCGTCAGGGAGTTTCGGCGTCGGTGGCTACCGTATACGCACCGATCACATTTGGCGGCTCTACGGCGCCTGCGGTGCTGTTGCGCGAGCGCAGGCTTGACGGTGAATCGGGCTATGACCAGCGCGGGGTGTCTGCGGCTCAAATGCCCCACCTTGTCGGGTTCGGCAACCTGCTGGATGCCGGTCCGACACGTATCAATGCCAAGCGAATCTTGCTGAGCGGACATCCGTTCAAGGTGCACAAGAAGACGGCGACGATCCGATTCATGTTCTTCAACCCGGAGGACGTGTACTGGTTCAAACCGATCACGCTGCATACCAAGCTGGGTCGCACCGGCCACATCACTGAGAGTCTAGGTACGCACGGCTACTTCAAGGCGCACTTTGACGGACCCATCTCTCAGATGGATACTGTGCTGATGAATCTGTACAAGAGGGTGTATCCGAAATGGTCGGAGCCGTTTACGCAGGCGTACGAGGAGTTGCCGCTCCCCAGAAGCCAAGTGctcggcagcaacgacgaagCCAAAGACGAGGGTATGATGCAGGACTAG